In Micromonospora sp. WMMA1363, a genomic segment contains:
- a CDS encoding DUF4142 domain-containing protein, whose protein sequence is MAPRRHARRQGHRTRRLAVLLIAIAAGLGALPGMALAAPIGQQLNAADAALLNGVRLAGLWEMPAGQMAAEKGQSPRVREIGAEIAKQHEELDRITVEAANKLSASIPTEPTDEQKGWLNEMQQARGARFDQIFVTRLRVAHGKIFPVIGAVRASTRDPIIRELAEAANTFVGDHLDMLESTGLVRWAELPPAALPAPGEDGLLAAASANTAPRFGISNTLVWLVFLAALGTGGIATWRMLRRT, encoded by the coding sequence ATGGCACCGCGCAGACACGCCCGTCGCCAGGGCCACCGGACCCGTCGCCTGGCGGTCCTGCTGATCGCGATCGCCGCCGGGCTCGGCGCGCTGCCCGGCATGGCCCTCGCCGCCCCGATCGGCCAGCAGCTCAACGCCGCCGACGCCGCGCTGCTCAACGGCGTACGGTTGGCCGGGCTCTGGGAGATGCCCGCCGGCCAGATGGCCGCCGAGAAGGGACAGTCGCCGCGGGTACGGGAGATCGGCGCCGAGATCGCCAAGCAGCACGAGGAACTGGACCGGATCACGGTCGAGGCGGCGAACAAGCTCAGCGCGTCCATCCCCACCGAACCCACCGACGAGCAAAAGGGCTGGCTGAACGAGATGCAGCAGGCCCGCGGCGCCCGGTTCGACCAGATCTTCGTCACCCGGCTGCGGGTCGCCCACGGTAAGATCTTCCCGGTGATCGGCGCGGTCCGCGCCAGCACCCGGGATCCGATCATCCGCGAGCTCGCCGAGGCTGCCAACACGTTCGTCGGCGACCACCTGGACATGCTGGAAAGCACCGGACTGGTCCGCTGGGCGGAGTTGCCGCCGGCTGCGCTGCCCGCTCCGGGCGAGGACGGCCTACTCGCCGCCGCCTCGGCCAACACCGCGCCGCGGTTCGGAATCAGCAACACCCTGGTCTGGCTGGTCTTCCTCGCCGCGCTCGGCACCGGCGGCATCGCCACCTGGCGCATGCTCCGCCGCACCTGA
- a CDS encoding copper resistance protein CopC: protein MAMRTTTSLTERRPPSGSTRAAVLLGLVLAALCVTLTPASPAAAHAVVVSTTPQRDGIVGYAPRTVMITFSEPVAPVPGRVQVLAPNGKRIHTGEPDVRGAALRIPVRVPDQPLGTYLVSYRVISVDSHPVAGSFTYSAGAPSAAPPQPAAEEAAPAGPLVPIAKYVGYLGLVAAVGPPLLAATLWPRRRSRRGPLTVAWAGLGLIAVATATTWVGQAAAAVGTPVDELSVADLEAAGAGGVGVVLTVRLALVAAAAALLPAVVQGNAGRWPTRGLAVVGLAGLATWPLAGHPVASPLPPVSIALGTIHLAGVTVWLGGLLALTAFLLRGTHPRILARILPAWSRCATLAVCWLVIAGLGQATIELGRLSALDSAYGRLLCAKAGLLAAALAVAAGQRSLVRRRVAASRPGWVARAAGVELTVTAAVLALTAALVQTPPGRTAGTQAARAAREGVARSLSTDLLTVQFDVYPARAGTANSLHAYVYTLDAKPLPVAEWTVTATLPTAGIEPISVRVDTPEPHHASAELRFPVHGEWTLRITARVSDIDQSTVTTTVPIR from the coding sequence ATGGCCATGCGGACGACGACATCCCTGACCGAACGGCGACCGCCGAGCGGAAGTACCCGCGCGGCGGTCCTCCTCGGACTGGTCCTGGCCGCACTCTGCGTCACGCTGACCCCGGCGAGCCCAGCCGCCGCGCACGCCGTCGTGGTCTCCACGACCCCGCAACGCGACGGGATCGTCGGCTACGCGCCCCGTACGGTGATGATCACCTTCAGCGAGCCGGTGGCACCGGTCCCCGGCCGGGTGCAGGTGCTCGCCCCGAACGGCAAACGGATCCACACCGGCGAGCCCGACGTGCGGGGAGCGGCCCTGCGGATCCCAGTCCGCGTGCCCGACCAGCCGCTCGGCACCTACCTCGTGAGCTACCGGGTCATCTCGGTGGACAGCCACCCGGTCGCCGGCAGCTTCACCTACTCGGCCGGGGCCCCCTCCGCCGCCCCGCCGCAGCCCGCCGCCGAAGAGGCGGCACCCGCGGGGCCGCTGGTGCCGATCGCCAAGTACGTCGGTTACCTCGGCCTGGTCGCGGCGGTCGGTCCACCGCTGCTGGCGGCCACGTTGTGGCCCCGCCGACGCTCCCGTCGCGGCCCGCTGACGGTGGCGTGGGCCGGGCTCGGCCTGATCGCCGTCGCCACGGCAACGACCTGGGTCGGGCAGGCCGCCGCGGCGGTCGGCACGCCCGTCGACGAACTGTCCGTCGCCGATCTCGAAGCGGCGGGCGCGGGTGGCGTGGGCGTGGTGTTGACCGTACGGCTGGCGCTGGTGGCCGCCGCCGCGGCACTGCTCCCCGCGGTCGTCCAGGGGAACGCGGGGCGATGGCCCACCCGCGGGCTGGCGGTGGTGGGGCTGGCGGGGCTCGCCACCTGGCCACTTGCCGGGCACCCGGTCGCCTCGCCCCTGCCCCCCGTGAGCATCGCTCTGGGCACCATTCACCTCGCTGGGGTGACCGTCTGGCTCGGTGGGCTGCTCGCCCTCACGGCATTCCTGCTGCGGGGGACCCACCCGCGCATTCTCGCCCGGATCCTGCCGGCCTGGTCGAGGTGCGCCACCCTCGCGGTGTGCTGGCTCGTCATCGCCGGCCTGGGTCAGGCCACGATCGAACTCGGCCGGCTGTCGGCGCTCGACAGCGCGTACGGCCGGCTGCTGTGCGCCAAGGCGGGACTGCTGGCCGCGGCGCTCGCCGTGGCCGCCGGGCAGCGGAGTCTCGTCCGGCGGCGGGTCGCCGCCAGCCGACCGGGGTGGGTAGCCCGCGCGGCCGGCGTCGAACTCACGGTGACCGCGGCGGTGCTCGCCCTCACCGCGGCTCTGGTGCAGACCCCGCCGGGCCGCACCGCCGGCACCCAAGCCGCCCGGGCGGCGCGGGAGGGCGTCGCCCGATCCCTCAGCACCGATCTGCTGACCGTGCAGTTCGACGTCTACCCCGCGCGGGCCGGCACGGCGAACAGCCTGCACGCCTACGTCTACACCCTGGACGCGAAACCGCTGCCGGTCGCCGAGTGGACCGTCACCGCTACTCTCCCGACGGCCGGCATCGAACCGATCAGCGTGCGGGTCGACACACCGGAGCCGCACCACGCCAGCGCGGAGCTGCGTTTCCCCGTCCACGGCGAGTGGACGCTGCGGATCACCGCGCGTGTCTCCGACATCGACCAGTCCACCGTGACCACAACGGTGCCGATCCGGTGA
- the tsaD gene encoding tRNA (adenosine(37)-N6)-threonylcarbamoyltransferase complex transferase subunit TsaD: MADEPLVLGIETSCDETGVGVVRGHTLLADALASSVEQHARFGGVVPEVASRAHLEAIVPTMDRALTEAGVTLADVDAIAVTAGPGLAGALLVGVAAAKGYAVAAEKPVYGVNHLAAHVAVDTLEHGPLPEPAVALLVSGGHSSLLLVDDLARGVTPLGATIDDAAGEAFDKVARLLGLPFPGGPYIDREARAGDPAAIGFPRGLTAAKDLVAHRYDFSFSGLKTAVARWVEARRRAGDAVPVADVAASFQEAVCDVLVRKALDACRANGVETLVIGGGVAANSRLRAMAGERAEKRGVRVRIPRPKLCTDNGAMVAALGSRLVASGVVPSRLDLPADSAMPVTTVSV; this comes from the coding sequence ATGGCTGACGAACCCCTGGTCCTCGGAATCGAGACCTCCTGTGACGAAACCGGGGTCGGTGTCGTCCGTGGCCACACCCTGCTCGCCGACGCGCTGGCCAGCAGCGTCGAGCAGCACGCTCGGTTCGGTGGCGTGGTTCCCGAGGTGGCCAGCCGTGCCCACCTGGAGGCGATCGTGCCAACGATGGACCGCGCCCTGACGGAGGCGGGCGTGACGCTCGCCGACGTCGACGCGATCGCGGTCACCGCCGGTCCCGGACTGGCCGGCGCGCTGCTGGTCGGGGTCGCCGCCGCCAAGGGGTACGCGGTGGCCGCCGAGAAGCCGGTGTACGGCGTCAACCACCTCGCCGCGCATGTGGCCGTGGACACCCTGGAACACGGGCCGCTGCCCGAGCCGGCGGTCGCCCTGCTGGTCTCCGGGGGGCATTCGTCGCTGCTGCTGGTCGACGACCTGGCCCGTGGGGTGACGCCGCTCGGCGCCACCATCGACGACGCGGCCGGCGAGGCGTTCGACAAGGTGGCCCGGCTGCTCGGCCTGCCGTTTCCCGGTGGCCCGTACATCGACCGGGAGGCCCGGGCTGGCGACCCGGCGGCCATCGGGTTTCCGCGTGGGCTGACCGCCGCGAAGGACCTGGTGGCACACCGCTACGACTTTTCGTTCTCTGGTCTCAAGACCGCCGTGGCCCGCTGGGTGGAAGCGCGGCGGCGGGCCGGCGACGCGGTTCCGGTGGCCGATGTGGCGGCCTCCTTCCAGGAGGCGGTCTGTGACGTGTTGGTCCGGAAGGCGTTGGACGCCTGCCGCGCCAACGGGGTGGAGACGCTGGTGATCGGCGGGGGGGTGGCGGCCAACTCGCGGCTGCGGGCGATGGCCGGCGAGCGCGCCGAGAAGCGGGGGGTCCGAGTCCGGATACCCCGGCCGAAGCTGTGCACCGACAACGGCGCGATGGTCGCCGCGCTCGGTTCACGTCTGGTCGCCTCCGGCGTGGTGCCGAGCCGGCTGGACCTGCCCGCCGATTCGGCGATGCCGGTGACTACGGTCAGCGTGTGA
- the rimI gene encoding ribosomal protein S18-alanine N-acetyltransferase codes for MSGVRLDRFRWWHIEEVLPIEADLFGAERWSAAMFWNELANGHHYLVAIGDDGTVLGYAGLTAAPPDEAWVQNIAVRREAQRRGVGRLLLEALLAEASRLRVRSMLLEVAADNAPAQKLYAAYGFEAIGVRRGYYQPSNTDALVMQRHEESSDG; via the coding sequence GTGAGCGGGGTCCGCCTGGACCGGTTTCGCTGGTGGCACATCGAGGAGGTGTTGCCGATCGAGGCGGACCTGTTCGGTGCCGAGCGGTGGTCCGCCGCGATGTTCTGGAACGAACTGGCCAACGGGCATCACTACCTGGTCGCTATCGGCGATGACGGCACGGTGCTCGGCTATGCCGGGCTGACCGCCGCGCCGCCGGACGAGGCGTGGGTGCAGAACATCGCCGTCCGGCGGGAGGCGCAGCGCCGGGGCGTCGGGCGGTTGCTGCTGGAGGCGCTGCTGGCCGAGGCTTCGCGGCTGCGCGTGCGCAGCATGCTGCTGGAGGTCGCTGCGGACAACGCGCCGGCGCAGAAGCTCTACGCGGCGTACGGCTTCGAGGCGATCGGCGTGCGGCGTGGCTATTACCAACCGAGCAACACCGACGCGCTGGTCATGCAGCGGCACGAGGAGTCGAGCGATGGCTGA
- the tsaB gene encoding tRNA (adenosine(37)-N6)-threonylcarbamoyltransferase complex dimerization subunit type 1 TsaB, producing the protein MLVLVVDSSTPAVTAALVEVTAGGVETRAYRRTVDARAHGELLAPQVDGVLADAGARPTDLAAVVAGLGPGPFTGLRVGLVTAATMGQVLGVPTYGVCSLDGLGHPVAAGEPVLAASDARRREIYWAVYDGAGQRIVGPEVSAPAVAAARARGLAVTVAVGDGAHRYAETLGLPVRAEPRYPAAAVLATLAAERLRAGAPGEPLTPLYLRRPDASAATARKPVLP; encoded by the coding sequence GTGCTCGTACTGGTGGTGGACAGCTCGACGCCCGCCGTGACCGCCGCCTTGGTCGAGGTCACGGCGGGCGGTGTCGAGACCCGGGCGTACCGCCGTACGGTCGACGCCCGCGCGCACGGCGAGCTGCTCGCCCCGCAGGTCGACGGGGTCCTGGCCGACGCCGGCGCGCGGCCGACCGACCTCGCCGCGGTCGTTGCGGGCCTCGGCCCCGGCCCGTTCACCGGGCTGCGGGTGGGGCTGGTCACCGCAGCGACGATGGGTCAGGTGCTCGGCGTCCCCACATACGGTGTCTGCTCGCTGGACGGGCTCGGCCACCCGGTGGCCGCGGGTGAACCGGTCCTCGCCGCCAGCGACGCGCGGCGCCGGGAGATCTACTGGGCGGTCTACGACGGCGCGGGCCAGCGGATCGTCGGCCCGGAGGTCTCCGCGCCGGCGGTCGCCGCCGCGCGTGCCCGGGGCTTGGCCGTCACGGTCGCGGTCGGTGACGGCGCGCACCGGTACGCGGAGACGCTGGGCCTGCCGGTCCGGGCCGAGCCCCGTTACCCGGCGGCGGCCGTACTGGCCACGCTGGCGGCCGAACGGCTCCGGGCCGGCGCCCCGGGCGAGCCGCTCACCCCGCTCTACCTGCGACGGCCGGATGCCTCTGCGGCGACCGCGCGAAAGCCGGTCCTCCCGTGA
- a CDS encoding helix-turn-helix transcriptional regulator: MTESRLAWQIATELRRERTSQLLTQTALAALAGISQGTVARIERGERVPSIPLVEQVFAALGCQLRVSVEQLDTHLDAQLDELAARPLADRLDDLPLGRVQERLGDMPHLLTGCTAALLQGVPVPVDAIEIAVRWRDSARFTTWLEVAYGQRWNARWGDFGGLRLEPEEPGEHRWRTRYGEIRAQMCDELPDAIEVRHGERGYRVVPLAQVELTDPGTAALLARWRTRAGAASAATSP; encoded by the coding sequence GTGACAGAAAGTCGCCTCGCCTGGCAGATCGCCACGGAACTCCGTCGCGAACGGACCTCGCAACTCCTCACCCAGACGGCCCTCGCCGCCCTGGCAGGTATCAGCCAGGGCACCGTCGCCCGCATCGAGCGAGGCGAACGGGTGCCGAGCATCCCGCTGGTCGAGCAGGTGTTCGCGGCGCTGGGCTGCCAGCTCCGCGTCTCGGTGGAGCAGCTCGACACCCACCTGGACGCTCAACTCGACGAACTCGCCGCGCGCCCCCTGGCCGACCGGCTCGACGACCTGCCGCTGGGCCGTGTCCAGGAGCGGCTCGGCGACATGCCGCATTTGCTGACGGGCTGCACCGCCGCCCTGCTGCAAGGGGTGCCGGTGCCGGTTGACGCCATCGAGATCGCCGTCCGCTGGCGCGACTCGGCCCGGTTCACCACCTGGCTGGAGGTCGCCTACGGGCAGCGCTGGAACGCCCGGTGGGGCGACTTCGGCGGGCTTCGGCTGGAGCCCGAGGAACCGGGCGAGCACCGGTGGCGCACCCGCTACGGGGAGATCCGCGCGCAGATGTGTGACGAGCTGCCGGACGCCATCGAGGTGCGGCACGGCGAGCGCGGCTACCGGGTCGTGCCCCTGGCGCAGGTGGAGCTGACCGACCCCGGGACCGCCGCGCTGCTGGCCCGCTGGCGTACCCGGGCCGGCGCCGCGAGCGCCGCCACCTCGCCCTGA
- the ung gene encoding uracil-DNA glycosylase yields the protein MPDDAPILDLLALLPAEWRAVLSPRLDPARTAALAGFVAREYATRTVFPPVEDLFSAYRLCAPADCRVLILGQDPYHRVGQAHGLSFSVRDGVAVPPSLRNVFKELGEDLGVAKPAGGNLSGWASQGVLLLNAVLTVREASPGSHANSGWEEFTDATISALDAMDTPVVFLLWGGYARKKATLVTNPRHVVLEAGHPSPMNPRGFLGSRPFSAANKALADVGLPTIDWARAAG from the coding sequence ATGCCCGACGACGCTCCCATCCTGGACCTGCTGGCGCTGCTGCCGGCCGAGTGGCGGGCCGTGCTGTCCCCGCGCCTCGACCCGGCCCGCACCGCGGCCCTCGCCGGTTTCGTCGCCCGGGAGTACGCCACCCGCACCGTTTTCCCGCCCGTTGAGGATCTCTTCTCGGCGTACCGGCTCTGCGCGCCGGCGGACTGCCGGGTGCTGATCCTCGGGCAGGACCCGTACCACCGCGTCGGGCAGGCGCACGGGCTGAGCTTCAGCGTTCGCGACGGGGTGGCCGTGCCACCGTCGCTGCGCAACGTCTTCAAGGAGCTGGGCGAGGACCTGGGCGTGGCGAAGCCCGCCGGCGGCAACCTCAGCGGTTGGGCGAGCCAGGGCGTGCTGCTGCTCAACGCGGTGCTGACCGTCCGCGAGGCCAGCCCTGGCTCGCACGCCAACTCGGGGTGGGAGGAGTTCACCGATGCGACCATCAGCGCTCTGGACGCGATGGACACGCCGGTGGTCTTCCTGCTGTGGGGCGGGTACGCGCGCAAGAAGGCCACCCTGGTCACGAACCCGCGCCACGTGGTGCTGGAGGCCGGCCATCCCAGCCCGATGAACCCGCGCGGGTTTCTCGGCAGCCGCCCGTTCAGTGCCGCCAACAAGGCCCTCGCCGACGTGGGGCTGCCGACGATCGACTGGGCGCGCGCCGCGGGCTGA
- the tsaE gene encoding tRNA (adenosine(37)-N6)-threonylcarbamoyltransferase complex ATPase subunit type 1 TsaE, producing the protein MTLHVTLPTVADTHAFGRRLAGLLRAGDLLLLTGPLGAGKTALTQGIGAGLGVLGGVTSPTFVIARVHRPDPVLGGRLALVHADAYRLGDAADPRAEIDDLDLDASVDESVTAVEWGEGLVEQLVDAHLRIRIDRRDDDTRVVELVPVGGDWASRLAVLG; encoded by the coding sequence GTGACCCTGCACGTCACGTTGCCGACGGTGGCGGACACGCACGCGTTCGGCCGCCGGCTAGCCGGCCTGCTCCGGGCGGGTGACCTGCTGTTGCTGACCGGCCCACTCGGCGCCGGCAAGACCGCGCTCACCCAGGGCATCGGCGCCGGGCTCGGTGTGCTCGGGGGCGTCACCTCGCCCACCTTCGTCATCGCCCGCGTACACCGGCCGGACCCGGTGCTGGGCGGCCGGCTGGCGCTCGTGCACGCCGACGCGTACCGGCTGGGAGACGCGGCCGACCCGCGCGCCGAGATCGACGACCTGGACCTGGACGCGTCGGTGGACGAGTCGGTGACGGCGGTCGAGTGGGGGGAGGGACTGGTCGAGCAGCTCGTCGACGCCCACCTGAGGATCCGGATCGACCGCCGGGACGACGACACCCGCGTGGTCGAGCTAGTGCCGGTCGGCGGCGACTGGGCGTCCCGGTTGGCCGTGCTGGGCTGA
- a CDS encoding alpha/beta hydrolase — protein sequence MTSHRPRIPLPRSGHARAAVGALAAVGVAAAGLAAGVATERALIRRFKTDPTDPYAGEDFGEQRYDETLCLEMPDGTDIHVEVVEPTRPVPGNPTIVLVHGFCLDMGTFHFQRQVLAARGEHRVIAYDQPGHGRSGRLETGEYDLTVLGRTLRAVIDRTAPEGPLVLVGHSMGGMAIMAFAELFPDMFGDRVVGTVLMATSGGLLAETKLVAPALLGRVGAPVLYMMSNAARYGGTVIDRARKSTTNVAWLLTRKYGFGTRRPSPALVSYVEKMNSRTSADTVTRYLRTLATHSRFPALAALSGTPVLVVVGDKDMITPVMHSEEIVRRLPHAEFVKIPDSGHVVMLEHADEVNAALARFLENL from the coding sequence ATGACGTCGCACCGTCCCCGGATCCCGTTGCCCCGCTCCGGTCACGCCCGGGCCGCTGTCGGTGCGCTGGCCGCCGTGGGGGTCGCTGCCGCCGGTCTCGCCGCGGGCGTCGCGACCGAACGCGCCCTCATCCGCCGGTTCAAGACCGACCCCACCGACCCGTACGCCGGCGAGGACTTCGGCGAGCAGCGGTACGACGAGACGCTGTGCCTGGAGATGCCGGACGGCACCGACATCCACGTGGAGGTGGTCGAGCCGACCCGGCCGGTGCCGGGAAACCCGACCATCGTGCTGGTGCACGGGTTCTGCCTCGACATGGGGACGTTCCACTTCCAGCGCCAGGTGCTCGCCGCGCGCGGCGAGCACCGCGTGATCGCGTACGACCAGCCGGGTCACGGTCGCTCCGGCCGGCTGGAGACCGGTGAGTACGACCTGACCGTACTGGGCCGGACGCTGCGCGCGGTGATCGACCGCACCGCCCCCGAGGGCCCGCTGGTCCTGGTCGGCCACTCGATGGGCGGCATGGCCATCATGGCGTTCGCCGAGCTCTTCCCGGACATGTTCGGTGACCGGGTGGTGGGCACTGTGCTGATGGCCACCTCCGGCGGCCTGCTGGCCGAAACCAAGCTGGTCGCCCCGGCCCTGCTTGGCCGGGTTGGTGCGCCGGTGCTCTACATGATGAGCAACGCCGCCCGTTACGGCGGCACGGTGATCGACCGGGCGCGGAAGTCCACCACCAATGTCGCCTGGCTGCTCACCCGGAAGTACGGCTTCGGCACCCGCCGTCCCAGTCCGGCCCTGGTGTCGTACGTCGAAAAGATGAACTCGCGGACGTCCGCCGACACGGTCACCCGCTACCTGCGGACCCTCGCCACCCATTCGCGCTTCCCGGCGCTGGCCGCGCTCAGCGGCACGCCGGTGCTGGTGGTGGTCGGAGACAAGGACATGATCACCCCGGTGATGCACTCCGAGGAGATCGTCCGGCGGTTGCCGCACGCCGAGTTCGTCAAGATCCCCGACAGCGGGCACGTCGTGATGCTGGAGCATGCCGACGAGGTCAACGCCGCGCTGGCCCGGTTCCTGGAGAACCTGTGA
- the alr gene encoding alanine racemase, translating into MWQAEVRVDLDAIRENVSRLRSGTTAELMAVVKGDGYGHGMIPAARAALDAGADWLGVCTLDEALSLRRAGITEPVLAWLLAPGLALHEGVTAGVDLGAASLPQLEEMIKASRIAGRPARLHLKIDTGLSRGGATVADWPTLLDAAAAAQADGLVEVVGVWSHFVHADSPGHPTTDRQLAVFHEGLGMVEKAGLRPRYRHLANSAATLTRPDTHFDLVRAGLAVYGLSPVAGERYGLRPAMTARARVMLTKRVPAGAGVSYGHTYTTERGSTLAVIPLGYADGVPRHASNNGPVLLGAARRTISGRVCMDQFVLDCGDDPVAAGDVATLFGSGADGGPTADDWAEAVGTINYEIVTRFGSSRVPRVYDGERP; encoded by the coding sequence ATGTGGCAGGCCGAGGTACGCGTCGACCTTGACGCGATCCGCGAGAACGTGAGCCGGCTGCGGTCCGGCACGACAGCCGAGCTGATGGCGGTGGTGAAGGGTGACGGGTATGGCCACGGCATGATTCCGGCGGCCCGCGCCGCGCTGGACGCCGGGGCCGACTGGCTCGGCGTCTGCACCCTCGACGAGGCCCTCTCGCTGCGCCGGGCCGGGATCACCGAGCCGGTGCTGGCCTGGCTGCTCGCGCCGGGGTTGGCACTGCACGAGGGGGTGACGGCCGGGGTGGATCTCGGCGCGGCCAGCCTGCCGCAGCTCGAAGAGATGATCAAGGCGAGTCGGATCGCCGGGCGCCCGGCCCGGCTCCATCTCAAGATCGATACCGGGTTGTCCCGGGGTGGCGCCACCGTCGCCGACTGGCCGACCCTGTTGGACGCCGCCGCAGCGGCGCAGGCCGACGGCCTGGTCGAGGTGGTCGGGGTGTGGAGCCACTTCGTGCACGCGGACTCGCCCGGCCATCCGACCACGGACCGGCAGCTGGCCGTCTTTCACGAGGGGCTCGGCATGGTGGAGAAGGCGGGGCTGCGCCCGCGCTACCGGCACCTGGCCAACTCGGCGGCCACGTTGACCCGGCCGGACACCCACTTCGACCTGGTCCGCGCCGGGCTGGCCGTCTACGGCCTCTCACCGGTGGCCGGCGAGCGCTACGGGCTGCGGCCGGCGATGACCGCGCGGGCTCGGGTCATGCTCACCAAGCGTGTCCCGGCTGGCGCTGGCGTGTCGTACGGCCATACCTACACGACGGAGCGGGGGAGCACGTTGGCGGTGATCCCGCTCGGGTACGCCGACGGGGTGCCCCGGCACGCGTCCAACAACGGCCCGGTCCTGCTCGGTGCTGCCCGACGGACCATCTCCGGTCGGGTCTGCATGGACCAGTTCGTGCTCGACTGCGGCGACGACCCGGTCGCGGCCGGCGACGTGGCCACGTTGTTCGGTAGCGGGGCCGACGGTGGACCCACCGCCGACGACTGGGCCGAGGCGGTTGGCACGATCAACTACGAGATCGTCACCCGGTTCGGCAGCAGCCGGGTGCCGCGCGTCTACGACGGCGAGCGGCCATGA
- a CDS encoding NAD(P)H-hydrate dehydratase, with protein sequence MRPVWRVADVRAAEAGLMATLPPGTLMRRAAAGLARRCALLLADRGGVYAARVLLLVGSGDNGGDGLFAGAHLARRGAAVSALLLTPGRAHADGLAAFRAAGGQLVEHPPAQVDLVLDGIVGIGGSGGLRETADQLAASLVGRCGRDGEPAAVVAVDVPSGVVVDTGHVPVSASGRPSAVRADVTVTFGALKPALVVGPAAALAGQVELVDIGLRPCLRGSPALWVTEWSDLVGWWPRPGPAAEKYTRGVVGVATGSATYPGAAVLSVGGALVGPTGLVRYAGGARDEVLRQHPSVIATDRVADAGRVQAWVCGSGLGTGDGAAAELRAVLAAPVPVVLDADALTLLVDGSLADQLRRREAPIVVTPHDREFTRLCGETPGTDRVAATLRLAAWMNAVVLLKGDRTVIGTPDGRAYVNPTGTPALATGGTGDVLAGLLGSMLAAGLAPERAAAAAAYLHGLAGREAARGGPVTAPDVAAALRPVLARLGVDTEPDRRGRVRVR encoded by the coding sequence ATGAGACCGGTGTGGCGGGTGGCGGACGTACGCGCCGCGGAGGCGGGCCTGATGGCGACGCTCCCGCCGGGGACGCTGATGCGGCGTGCCGCGGCCGGGCTGGCCCGCCGCTGCGCGCTGCTCCTGGCCGACCGGGGCGGCGTCTACGCCGCCCGGGTGCTGCTGCTGGTCGGCTCGGGGGACAACGGCGGCGACGGCCTCTTCGCCGGCGCGCACCTGGCCCGCCGCGGGGCGGCCGTCTCGGCGCTGCTGCTGACACCGGGGCGGGCGCACGCCGACGGACTCGCCGCGTTCCGGGCCGCTGGCGGCCAGCTGGTCGAACACCCACCCGCCCAGGTCGACCTGGTCCTGGACGGCATCGTCGGGATCGGCGGTAGCGGCGGGCTCCGGGAGACCGCCGACCAGCTCGCGGCGAGCCTGGTGGGGCGCTGCGGTCGGGACGGCGAGCCGGCGGCGGTGGTCGCGGTGGACGTGCCCAGCGGCGTGGTGGTGGACACCGGGCACGTGCCGGTCTCCGCCTCCGGTCGGCCGTCCGCGGTCCGCGCCGACGTCACCGTGACCTTCGGTGCGCTGAAGCCGGCGCTGGTCGTGGGTCCCGCCGCGGCACTCGCCGGTCAGGTCGAGCTGGTCGACATCGGGTTGCGGCCGTGCCTGCGGGGCAGTCCGGCGCTGTGGGTGACCGAGTGGTCGGATCTCGTTGGGTGGTGGCCACGGCCTGGACCGGCGGCGGAGAAGTACACCCGGGGCGTGGTGGGGGTGGCGACTGGTTCGGCCACATACCCGGGTGCGGCGGTGCTCTCGGTCGGCGGCGCGCTCGTCGGCCCGACCGGTCTGGTCCGGTACGCGGGCGGCGCCCGCGACGAGGTGCTGCGCCAGCATCCGTCAGTGATCGCGACCGACCGGGTCGCCGACGCCGGCCGGGTACAGGCCTGGGTCTGCGGCTCCGGCCTCGGTACCGGCGACGGTGCGGCAGCAGAGCTGCGAGCCGTGCTCGCGGCGCCGGTGCCGGTGGTGCTCGACGCGGACGCGCTGACCCTGCTCGTGGACGGCTCGCTCGCCGACCAGCTGCGGCGGCGGGAGGCCCCGATCGTGGTCACCCCGCACGACCGGGAGTTCACCCGGCTGTGTGGCGAGACACCGGGCACCGACCGGGTGGCGGCCACGCTGCGGTTGGCCGCCTGGATGAACGCGGTGGTGTTGCTGAAGGGCGACCGCACGGTGATCGGCACGCCCGACGGTCGGGCGTACGTCAATCCGACCGGCACCCCGGCGCTGGCTACCGGGGGAACCGGGGACGTGCTGGCCGGACTGCTCGGGTCGATGCTCGCCGCGGGTCTGGCACCTGAGCGGGCCGCGGCCGCCGCCGCGTACCTGCACGGGCTGGCCGGCCGGGAGGCGGCCCGGGGCGGCCCGGTGACCGCGCCCGACGTGGCGGCCGCCCTGCGCCCGGTGCTGGCCCGCCTCGGCGTGGACACGGAGCCGGATCGACGTGGGCGGGTCCGGGTCCGGTGA